From one Geoalkalibacter halelectricus genomic stretch:
- the ppdK gene encoding pyruvate, phosphate dikinase has protein sequence MAAKYVYFFGEGKAEGRGDMKNLLGGKGANLADMTSIGLPVPPGFTLTTEVCTEFYKNNREYPAALKGQVEEALGQMERLMNKKFGDAQNPLLVSVRSGARASMPGMMDTVLNLGLNDDTIQGVIAQSGDKRFAYDSYRRFIQMYSNVVMGMKGELLEDILEDMKEEKGVHEDTELSAEDLKKLVTLFKDKVKETLGRDFPSDPHEQLWGAIGAVFGSWMNQRAITYRRLNNIPAEWGTAVNVQSMVFGNMGNDCATGVAFTRNPSTGEKVFYGEFLVNAQGEDVVAGIRTPQPINKGQGDGSLPSMEEVMPESYAQLMKIQQTLEKHYKDMQDIEFTIEKGKLYMLQTRNGKRTAHAAVKIAVDMEKEGLIDEQTAVLRVEPSQLDQLLHPSLDPKAPRTVIAKGLPASPGAVNGEVVFSADDAEDAARIGLKVILVRIETSPEDIHGMHAAQGILTARGGMTSHAAVVARGMGKCCVAGCGDIKVDYTKQEFTTRNGQLIKKGDVITLDGSTGEVMLGAVPTVSPELTGDFALLMKWVDKFRRLRVRTNADTPQDSKVAREFGAEGIGLCRTEHMFFDAERIMAVREMILAEDVDGRRKALAKILPMQKGDFKGIFREMKGLPVTIRLLDPPLHEFLPHKDEEIAEIAKVMGVTASVLKAKVESLHEFNPMLGHRGCRLGITYPEIYDMQVQAIMEAACELVKEEGFEIVPEIMIPLVGLVKELEIMRENAVRVADEVIERYGVSVTYLIGTMIELPRAALTADEVATQADFFSFGTNDLTQTTFGLSRDDSGKFLPFYIEKDILPNDPFVTIDQSGVGELVRMGCEKGRKTRPDIKLGICGEHGGDPQSVTFCHDIGLDYVSCSPYRVPVARLAAAHAALKQGK, from the coding sequence ATGGCTGCGAAGTATGTGTATTTCTTCGGCGAGGGGAAAGCCGAAGGGCGTGGGGACATGAAGAATCTGCTGGGCGGCAAGGGGGCCAACCTGGCGGATATGACATCCATCGGGCTGCCCGTGCCGCCCGGGTTTACTCTCACCACCGAGGTCTGCACCGAATTTTACAAGAACAATCGTGAGTATCCCGCCGCGCTCAAGGGGCAGGTGGAAGAGGCTCTCGGGCAGATGGAGCGCCTCATGAACAAAAAGTTCGGTGATGCGCAAAATCCCCTGCTGGTTTCGGTGCGCTCGGGGGCGCGCGCCTCAATGCCCGGCATGATGGACACGGTGCTCAATCTCGGACTCAACGACGACACCATCCAGGGCGTCATCGCCCAAAGCGGCGACAAGCGCTTTGCCTACGATTCCTACCGGCGCTTCATCCAGATGTATTCCAACGTCGTCATGGGCATGAAGGGCGAGTTGCTTGAGGACATTCTCGAAGATATGAAGGAGGAGAAGGGCGTCCACGAGGACACCGAACTCTCCGCCGAGGATCTCAAGAAACTGGTGACGCTGTTCAAGGACAAGGTCAAGGAAACCCTCGGCCGCGACTTTCCCAGCGATCCCCACGAGCAGCTGTGGGGCGCCATCGGCGCGGTCTTCGGCTCCTGGATGAACCAGCGCGCCATCACCTACCGCAGACTCAACAATATCCCCGCCGAGTGGGGCACCGCCGTCAACGTGCAGTCCATGGTGTTCGGCAACATGGGTAATGATTGCGCGACCGGCGTGGCCTTCACCCGCAACCCCTCCACCGGCGAGAAGGTCTTCTACGGCGAATTCCTCGTCAACGCTCAAGGCGAGGACGTGGTGGCCGGCATCCGCACCCCCCAGCCCATCAACAAGGGCCAGGGCGACGGCAGCCTGCCGTCCATGGAAGAAGTGATGCCCGAGAGCTATGCTCAGTTGATGAAGATCCAGCAGACCCTTGAAAAGCATTACAAGGACATGCAGGACATCGAATTCACCATCGAAAAGGGCAAGCTCTACATGCTCCAGACCCGCAACGGCAAGCGCACGGCGCACGCCGCGGTCAAGATCGCCGTGGACATGGAGAAGGAAGGGCTGATCGATGAGCAGACCGCCGTGCTGCGTGTCGAACCCTCCCAGCTCGATCAGCTTCTGCATCCGTCCCTCGATCCCAAGGCGCCCCGCACGGTCATTGCCAAGGGCTTGCCCGCCTCGCCGGGGGCGGTCAACGGCGAGGTGGTGTTCAGCGCCGACGATGCCGAGGACGCCGCGCGCATCGGCCTCAAGGTCATTCTGGTGCGCATCGAAACCAGCCCCGAGGACATTCACGGCATGCACGCCGCGCAGGGCATTCTGACCGCCCGCGGCGGCATGACCTCCCACGCGGCGGTGGTGGCGCGCGGCATGGGCAAATGCTGCGTGGCCGGCTGCGGCGACATCAAGGTGGACTACACCAAACAGGAGTTCACCACCCGCAATGGGCAACTGATCAAGAAGGGCGACGTCATTACTCTCGACGGCTCCACCGGCGAGGTCATGCTGGGCGCGGTGCCGACGGTGTCACCCGAGCTGACCGGGGATTTCGCCCTGCTCATGAAATGGGTCGATAAGTTCCGCCGCCTGCGGGTACGCACCAACGCCGACACGCCGCAGGATTCCAAGGTAGCGCGTGAATTCGGCGCCGAAGGCATCGGCCTGTGCCGTACCGAGCACATGTTCTTCGACGCCGAGCGCATCATGGCGGTGCGCGAGATGATCCTCGCCGAGGATGTGGATGGACGGCGCAAGGCCCTGGCCAAGATCCTGCCCATGCAGAAGGGCGACTTCAAGGGCATCTTCCGCGAGATGAAGGGCCTGCCGGTCACCATCCGCCTGCTCGATCCGCCCCTGCATGAGTTCCTGCCGCACAAGGACGAGGAGATCGCCGAAATCGCCAAGGTCATGGGCGTGACCGCGTCGGTGCTCAAGGCCAAGGTCGAGAGCCTGCACGAGTTCAATCCCATGCTCGGCCACCGCGGCTGCCGCCTCGGTATCACCTATCCGGAGATCTACGACATGCAGGTGCAGGCCATCATGGAAGCGGCCTGTGAACTGGTCAAGGAGGAAGGGTTCGAGATCGTTCCGGAGATCATGATTCCCCTGGTCGGGCTCGTCAAGGAACTCGAAATCATGCGGGAGAACGCCGTGCGCGTGGCTGACGAAGTCATCGAGCGCTACGGGGTGTCGGTCACCTATCTCATCGGCACCATGATCGAATTGCCGCGCGCGGCGCTGACCGCCGATGAGGTCGCCACCCAGGCCGATTTCTTCTCCTTCGGTACCAACGACCTGACCCAGACCACCTTCGGTCTGTCGCGCGACGATTCGGGCAAATTTTTGCCCTTCTACATCGAAAAGGACATCCTGCCCAACGATCCCTTCGTCACCATCGACCAGAGTGGTGTCGGCGAGTTGGTGCGCATGGGCTGCGAAAAGGGCCGCAAGACCCGCCCCGACATCAAGCTCGGGATCTGCGGCGAGCATGGCGGTGACCCGCAAAGCGTGACTTTCTGTCACGATATCGGCCTGGACTATGTTTCCTGCTCGCCCTATCGGGTGCCCGTGGCGCGCCTCGCCGCGGCGCACGCCGCGCTTAAGCAGGGCAAATAG